GGAAAATCCAGTTTCAATGGAAagccagctgggaaagaaaaatgccccctccccacatgtgaacagatctttatacccctggcctacaggaaattgtcactgaccaatcagaacctgttgtttctgacgtcacacccccggtgcctcacttctggggaagacaaagagagtgggcggccCCGACGGCcagcacctcacacgtttggctcgggggatgtTGCAATGCAGTTTGACAAAGggatgcaaaaacggaggtgttgaatcttcatgcacaacaaaggcacaggaatgtcacatctcttcttacagacggccgctatgcaaaacaaaagcgtggaaaggccatggtcctgcgatgcccCATCTTACAGTAACAATAACTAACAAGTATATTCAAATTCTCAAAACAACCATGAGGTCTACAGCAAGACAATTCAGAGTGTAGCTCCACCCTGAGTGTAATAATGAGATCACACCACCTCACATATACAGTCATAAcactttctgtttttaatgGCTGTTGCAACAATAAAGACAATACGCAATTAGTGAAATTTgctacatttaaaatatatgatTGAATAACTATTCACATTCAGGTGATCCAGGGTTCTTTGTGAAGACCTTTTCAGACTCTGAGCTCATGTCCTACCCTCTGGGCAGGAACATCCATGAGTCTCTCCCCCGACCCCCTCTCAATGGTGAGTCTGTGTTTCCCATCAGCCTGCATACAGGACCCATGCAACAAGCTCACCACACACAGTTACAGTATCATGCATGCCTTTCCAGACTTATCATGCTGTGCCAGCATGGGTCTGAGCCAGGAAACAGGGAGACTGTGGACTGAAGCGCTAATTCATTAGCATGAATGAGACAGTCAAGCTCGCTAGACTGGCTGGACACAGATGGGGCCATTTAGTCAGTCTGACCTTCTTATCCAGCCAGCTCTGTTTATTCTGCCATGTACTTTTCACTCCCTTCAATCTCTACTTCTCTCCTCTGCAATCTGTTTTCTATTTTCATCTGTTTTCTGCTCCATTCCATCCTCCATTATTTATATCCATGGTCTTAGCAGAACAGTGAGAAGATaactgttttctctctctttgtgtcttCCAATTTATAATTCTTAGGTCTTTTTGTTTATAAATCTCATTCTGTTCATCTTGTCCATTCCTTCGCCCACGGCTCAACTGCTCTGTGTTGTGGCAACATAAACATGCCTTTCTTTGGTCCTTGCCGTCTGTGTGAATGGGCTCCTTTAATTGGAATGTCGGTAAAATCCATTCCTGCTGTTGAAATTCAGCCCTCCTCCCCTTTCACAGGATAAGGGACCTTGTAGGACAGAGGTCCATTACCAATCAGGAAAATCATGGCTCTTTATAACAGGGTATAATTAAAAAGGGTTCACTCTCTCAGGATTCCTGTTGGGAACCAGCCCGGGGAAGCCTGTGGATAGAAGGAGGACTTGAAGGACCCTCTGTCCACAGATGAGCCAATGTGGGTGGCCGGCTGATCTCCATTGAAGGCCCTACAATGCAGTCACATGAGCCACCAATTCTATTACACAGCCAAACAGAAGCAGGGCCAAAGTCGGCTTATTGGACTGTCAAAGTCATTATCCATTGTTCTCTTTGCTATTGCACGGATAGACCTGAATGGGGCACTGGTGTTGCTTCCCAAATTTTTTCATTTAGCAAGAAAGTGCTGAGTCAGTGTGTCAAATACACcaataaaattatttgattaGTCTAAAACTATTTCTAATGAGGTTTGATTGTCTTTTTTAACTAATGAGTTCCAAATTGGCTTGTGTATATAAACCTGGATATATGAAATTCTGTTCACTTTTGTTCCTTATCCAGAATATTATTGCATCAGGAATGGCATctttttaacatatttttaattCTGGTGTATGTGAAACAAATCTTCAATCAGAAAACAAAACAGGTATGGCATATTTTTAACAGGTatggcacatttttaaaaaatgtttttcgtTCATACTATACCATGGGCAGTAGTGGTGCCAGCAAaacaccatccacacacactgcttcctgggcacctgtcatggctgcctactgctcaccaagggtgatgggttaaaagcagagggcacattttgttgtgtgcaagtgtgctgtgctgcagtgtcacaatgacaatcatttatctaacgcccttatccagagtgacttacaatcagtagttacagggacagtcaccctggagcaacttagggttaagtgtcttgctcagggacacaatggtagtaagtaggatttgaacctgggtcttctggttgtagcccactaggctactaccacacttcacttcattttcatacaaCAAATTAGCAACCTATAAAAACTGAAATTGTAGAGACACCTGTACAATGAGAGCATAAAGTGCATAAAGACACCTGTACAATGAGAGACACCTCATTGCACCTGTACAATGAGAgcataaagtgaaaaaatgactcCAGCTACATAGAATTTTACTAGTGCTGCCAGTTGTCGGGCTCACTTTTGCACTCGGACAGACTTTGGACATGCCTAATGTAAAGCAACCAAAAGAGATTGTGTGCACTGACTAAAATCTTTTATTTCCAGAATACGCTGAGCCGGACATGCTGTCAGGTGCCTCAAAATGGAGCTCCACCTTTCGACCCCCTGTGGAGGAGGACTACACCATCCCTTTCATGCGGAACCACTACGACACCCCAGGCAAGCTGCCTGAGTACGCTGAGCCCCTTTGCCCAGAACCGGAGTATGCCACCCCCTTCAGTGAGCAGGTCCCAGACACAAGTATAGCGCTCCCACTGGACATGCTGCAGAAATTCAAGCACCATGCCTGTCAAGGCTTCAGAACATCTGTAACGCAGGCAGCATATGACAGCCCCTCACAAGGAGCACCGGCCAATTCCTACAACACTTCCCTGTCCTTTCCCAGCAGCCCCCGGAGGACTAGCACTGTCTACACTGAGCCTCAGACTCTGGATCCTCTATTGTAGCAGCACATGTACCATGAACACTGCGAGAAATACTCCTCCAGACCAGACACTTATCTGCTTACTGTCGGAGGACTCAAATTCACTGTTACTGAATGGATCAATTAGCTTAAGAAGTTCAGACTGTTAATCAAACCTTAGAACAGTTTTAATACAGTTTTAACTGCTCTCATCTAAAGGCCTACATTTAAGGCCATCTTAATGATGTGGGTTTTTGCAGCTGCAGAAAGGAAATGAAGAACCATATCAAAATTAGGCTGTATCACTGTGGCAACAAACTACAATTTGCTTGGTACACCGCATGTCAACATTTTGAAACATCATGCGTTATGTCTGTGTTTAGTGTTTAGTTGTGAGATGAAAAATTTGTTGAGTAAAGGGAACAGAGATTACAAACATAATTACCTACCCAGGAACATTGTATCATCCCAATTCACCACAGATGTCAAGATTGTTTTATACAACATCTGCAAGCCTGCAGATCTATGTtatcataacttttttttataatatcatATAAAACCTTTAACCTACTGTATGCCAACAGTATATTAGTTTATTTCTGTCTTACATTGTATGTcactttaacattttatttgggatttttttatgtctgtcagTATACACATCTATGTATGTAAATGCCCTGATgaccttcctgacacaacccaatttacccgggcttgggaacAGCACCAAGAAAAACAGTGTCATCTTCCATGGATGTGATTAATCATTTTCACTATTCTGTATCGTGGGACAggtttttatgattttacaaCTGTGTTACCACCGACTTTTGACTGAGATTTAATGTGCTGTATGGATGAGGTTGAGGATTGAAGCCCTGCTGACACAAACTATGAAACTTGATCTAATTATTTGTACCTAAATAGGTGTAAATTATGTAGTGAGAAATGTCTTCCGTATGAATGTCACCTACTATTTCCTGCCACTTTACATTGAACTTAATCACTATGGCTGAAGaagttttctgtatttttactgcatactgtattttgtattaatgtaagtacatttgatgttttttgctacaaaaataataaagtagAACACATTGTCATGTCATGCTGACttcttgtttctttgttttctcaAATTAAAGGTTCTAAAGGATAAACCTATATTTTAGGTGAGTGAAAATTGTAGCACCTGAGTATTTAAACTGGGCCATTTAGTGACTGTGAGTGATCGCTTTTGGCCTACGATGAAACAAATCCATCCTGATAGCATTGCTGTCTCAACATCACTAAATTGTTGATGAGAATGATCAGACAATCGTGAGATGATCAGACCAATGTTTTTTAAGGCAGCATTTTCAACAGTGTCTCCACTGTGAATATTATCATGTATGACCAGGTGTTCATTTTTCCAGCAAATAAACAGGAAAATCCTGGAACCTTAGCCAGGCTGAGTACTGTGTGACATCTTGTGGCCAAAATGGTAATAGCACTTGAAGACAACGAAAAGAGAAGATAACTTCCTCTAAAGAGTGTAAAATGGCTTATTAACATATATTTCTAACATTTTGTAAGCCTGACTGTATATCCATACATAATTAAATTTTAGTGGAATCAAACAAAGTTCATACAATCCCTCAGTGACTGTAGGCccttgaatatgaatatttgcaCTTGTGTATCAATGTGGAGgattcactctcacacacacacacactgaatagaAAATACAATATGAAATAACCCTTGTTGAGTTATTAATATCTCTATCCTCTCCAACTTTCCTTGTCTGCACTGTTTCAAAGTCAAAAGGAAGCTGGACTGTGGTTCTGGCTCCTGTTTGGAATGGGGTGAAATGGGGCCGGATTCTTCACTGCAGATTATTAAATGGACGAAAGTTCTGAGCACATTCACAGTTTCTCAGCAGACAGATGAATGAGGAACTCCTGGGACATGCCTTGACTTGTGAGTTATCTGCTTATTTTAAGGCTGATGTAGTCTGGAGTCTGTAGGACAGGAATTGTGTGCCTTCATGACCAAGTTTGTAGGCAAGGCTGTGGGTTCATTGAAGGGTTTTTTTAATCACTCACAGTTTCTGGCTGTTGGTTTACCATTTCCCAGGACATTGCATTTTCCCAGATGATGGAAAGAGGAAATGCTGGGCTTGTCTCGTCACACACACCCTTCAGCAAACAGAGCCTGTTCTCCTCCCACTTTCACCCAGGCCCCTCCTCTTTCAAGTATCAACAAgcagaaggaaaaagaaagaaaaaaacagaaaccaacTTCAGAGGTTCCCACCCGTGTTCTGGAACAAACAACTCATGGCACCGACagaggaactgaaatcaaatttatcatcACCACAAATTAAAGCCATGATCTGAACTTACATCTGAAGACGACAGAAGGgaaacaacagcagcattttGCCCCTTATGTGTTGAAGCAAGGAATCCCAGGTTCCTGGCTGATCTAACAGATATCCTGGTTGTTTCACTTTCTTCCCTTTCCAGGTCTAAGGCTTTAGACATCTCCTCCAGAGCCTCAGATGGACCTGCCTCTGTGGCAGTATCAGTTTCGCATCATCATGCTGGGGGACTCCACAGTGGGCAAGTCATCCATGCTGAAGCGTTACACCGAGGACCAATTCTTAGACTGCATCAATCAGACGGTTGGGGTGGACTTCTATGTCCACTTCCTGGAAGTGGAGCCCAATGTGAGGGTGAAGCTGCAGTTTTGGGACACGGCGGGCCAGGAGAGGTTCAGGTGAGGGATACTGAATATAGATCAGGGGCAACTGCTGCTAAGTCAGCTTACTCAAAGAGGAAACTCACATCATTTCCATATTCGGCATTTACATGGCAGACATGCAGATCGCAACATCAGATACTAGTGTGATGTGTAAACATGCACTGTCCTGTTCTAGAAAGCCAAGTGCATGGAGTGTGAAAATTGTTAAATATGAGTGACTTTAGAGTAATGATGTCTTAGTTTCACAAAAGTATTCCTGATGTCGAAAGATGTTGTGAAATTCTGCATGCTCTGAAGTATGACTCATTTAAAGCAAGACTGCATGCTACCAAGGaaccattttcatttaaaattattttgcgGAAATTGGGCTTCTTTGCCATTGGAACCTTTAAAGATTTGTTATGGAAATAACCAGAGGAGTACCAGACAGTGTACCGACAAATTTTGACTGTTGAATcaactgtatttatttgtttattttctctttattttccaaCATAAGTAGTCAAAAATTACtgaaaattaatgaaaaaaaaagaaaatgggttGTTTCATCAGTTATCAGTTATTTATAACTACATAGGGAGTAGGCCCTTCTGTGTCTTAGACAGTGGATTTATGCAGCAGTGTTTTAGGGAAACCAGCCATGtacatattttgtacatatttaatattttgttggaCCTGGCCATTCAAAATATTCAGGTAGTCATCTGATCTCATTTTCTTTGGACAGAATGTTGCTGAACCTCGACTTGACAAACTGCACTAATCCTAGATCCCAGCACCTCCCCTGCCCAGGACTTGTACAGTACAAACTAGACATGATGGTTGCATCACTTCATATGGCTCTCTTCTTAATTTGATGTCTCAATCACTTTAGAACAAGGTCAATCTGGAATCATCAGACCACATGACTTTCTTCCATTGAACCAGAGACACATCTTTATGCTGTCTACTAAACTGAAGACTTTTTCCCACTGATCAGTGGTTTTCTCAAGGCTACACAGCACATCTTCATCACAGGAACAACCACATGGTTGttaaagaaatgcaaatgcatATCTACTCCCTGCATCATTTatggtaaaataattttttgccaGTTGAGATATAATCATCCATACAGAAAATATCCAATGGGAGGCTTTTACTGATTTAATTGTTAAATCCAGGTGGTGAGTTTTTTTGGAACAGGGAGTGTATCTCCATTACATTATTTGTTTGCATTGAGTTGAGAAAAGGCCTAACTTTTTGTGAATTATAGGAACAATGAGAAAGACTGTGTGTATAGTGATATTTATAGTCGCAAATCCTGAGACTGAAGGGACCCTTCGTATTATATATCTGTATTATCTGTCATATGGGTCATTCTTTAACATGTAACCCCTGCAGATCCGACACTGACTGACACCTCCCTCTTCTTATGACAGGTCTGTGACTCGTTCTTACTACCGCAACTCTGTCGGCGGCATTTTGGTTTTTGATGTGGGCAATCGCACCTCCTTTCAGCACGTGCAGGACTGGTACTCTGAGGTCTGTGAACGTGTGCAGCCCCACACCATCATCTGTGTGCTTGTGGGCCACAAGAGTGACCGTGAGGCAGACGGCGAGCGCGCAGTGAGCAGACAGGAGGCGGAAAAGGTGGCTGCGCAGATGGGCATCTTATACATAGAGGCCTCATCCAAAACTGACCACAACATCACAGAGGCCATTGAGTTGCTGACTCGGCGGATCTACCAGGGCCTACTGAGTGGGGAGATAAAGTTGCGAGATGGCTGGGATGGGATCAAGACCTCCACGCCACAGCAGCAACCCCTACAGAATGAGGAACAGAGCCCAGCATCAGAAAAAAGCAAGAAGTGTTCCTGCTAGCTGCACAAGATGAGTTACCCCAGAACTATCTGTGCACAGAAACTAAAGAACTCTTCATGTAGGAGGGTATTGAAGACTTACACATTGAAATATATTGTTTAAAGTGAATATCATGTGGAATCGTTCCTGACAGATTCCAATCCAAAAATTCAAAAGATGGTAATgggtgaaatatttttatttacggggggagaaaaaaaaaaaaattcacagggTATACTAAAACAGTGTGGtacaatgtcaaaaaaaaataattacctCCCTGCACCCAGAAAAAGCTCAAAAACCCAatcaaaactaataataataaaaaaaaaacagactggcATTAAAAACTGTATTTCATACACATCCCCCTAAATTAATTTCAGTTACAGTTTACCTATATGATAATTTACCAGTTTTCTATCAAAATGAAGCAAGAACATATTTGCATAACAATGTAATTGTTCCGCCATAACCAGCTACGGGTGAATTTCATTAAATGTCAGTCATTAAAGTTAAGAGAAAATATCTCCTGGGatgccaaaaaatatatatataccacaCTGACAATTAAAACACAACTACAAAACATGCCAAACCCAatggagaggggaggggggaaaaaaaaaaaaaaaaaaaacacagtaaagaGAAAACTGTGTACATCATGACTGATTCAGCCACCTCTCACTTGCATTTATTGTATCtgtacaaacaaataaaaaactgcaTACTATGATAACAATTGGAAGTATGACTTCCAACACAATATTGAAAGCTGAAGTCGTTATTGCGAGAGGACCGAAAAACTGATCTTGTTCTCTGTGGACTTTTGTTGTGTGGTCATCAAAAATAGTCCATCCCATAATCATGCTAAACTTGGTAGGGAAAGGATGAGGCTTTTGATTCACACTTATGTGGTGACACATATAAAGACATGGTGGCAGACATCTTTAAACATACAAACACCCCAGGCCTTATATTAATGCCCTCCTCCCCAGCCCCAGTGTTCACAAAGTTATCAACCCAACTCCAAAATCgcaaagaaaaacatgaaaaagtggGATTAAAGGTGTTCTGTTGTCTCAGCTCTGGGTCTTGCTACTTTTTGGTTGTTTTGCGAATCAGTGCCATTCTCTGAAataaggaggggggaaaaaaaataatcttttaaCACATTTCTGTTCATGCAATGAATTATATTATTTGTTCTTCTAAATAACACACAAATTCCACAGCATCTTCCATCTATTTAGAGTTAGAGAGACAGAAACCATTTATCCTCAGACTTTGAGAAACCTGGTCCCTGAGGTATGAGCATTCTGACCTGTTTGTGAGCTTCTGTCGTGCATGCCTTCTTGTACGGTCTGATCTCATCAGAGCCAAAGCCAGGGATCCACATGTTCCACTGAcgttctaaacacacacacacacacaaaataagatTGAAAAATACATCTAAAAACATTACAGATCTCAGTATGTAATTTATGCCTGTAGAGATGGACCCTCACCCAGATGCAGCTGGACATCCTTAACCTCCAGGATAGTTGACTTCCTGTGACGTGCCAACTGACAGGCAGCGGTCACCACACTTTCAATGAAGTCATCAGCAATCTGCAGTAGCATCTatcaaaaatgcaaacaaactgCAACTAACAAACTACTAATGAATTTATctcaaatgaaaacaaattctATGAAAGAAGACTACAACTGTGTCTGTTTAATGAAAATCATCCAGAACCTATATGAGTGtaataaatattgtttaaaactGTGTTTAATGGTTGTGAAAGCTGAAATAATCAAGAGAGTCTCCACACATTCTCCCTCATGTAACCAACCTCATAGGACAGGCAAAGAAAGAACAAGTGAAATTCATACTTTGATTACACTTAACATCCTTTTTACAATACCAAGCCTATTAAAGAAACAATATTAGAGACTTCTacaaacaaataacaaaaatgtattaaatatcaCCTACATGAATCAATTTGAAGAAACTAATTGGGATATGATTTCATGCTAATATCACACAAGCATTTATTCGTAGCCTGATAGTAACACAAATCAATATTGTAAGGAAAGAAACCTCCTCCACATCTTCATCAAGCTGCTCATTTGGGTCAATTTCCCGAACAAGGTCCTGAAGTTTCTTCTTGCTTAGGAcctattgagaaaaaaaaaaaaaaaaaaaaagactatcaTAATAAGCCATGAAAACATTATCTTGTGGTAAAggacatatatgcatatatatacacaaaatacaATAGAAAAGAATCTAATAAAGCAGTCACcccaaaacagaaagaaatacCTGGGCTCCCTCTGGACTGAGTCTCCCGGCAGGTCCAGGTGTGCCCAGGAC
This genomic stretch from Denticeps clupeoides chromosome 5, fDenClu1.1, whole genome shotgun sequence harbors:
- the rab42b gene encoding ras-related protein Rab-42b, which encodes MDLPLWQYQFRIIMLGDSTVGKSSMLKRYTEDQFLDCINQTVGVDFYVHFLEVEPNVRVKLQFWDTAGQERFRSVTRSYYRNSVGGILVFDVGNRTSFQHVQDWYSEVCERVQPHTIICVLVGHKSDREADGERAVSRQEAEKVAAQMGILYIEASSKTDHNITEAIELLTRRIYQGLLSGEIKLRDGWDGIKTSTPQQQPLQNEEQSPASEKSKKCSC
- the taf12 gene encoding transcription initiation factor TFIID subunit 12 translates to MTTNVPAFQPQINRANFYSSVKAEATPALTTSMANSTTGPGKVLGTPGPAGRLSPEGAQVLSKKKLQDLVREIDPNEQLDEDVEEMLLQIADDFIESVVTAACQLARHRKSTILEVKDVQLHLERQWNMWIPGFGSDEIRPYKKACTTEAHKQRMALIRKTTKK